A genomic stretch from Nitrospira sp. includes:
- a CDS encoding efflux RND transporter periplasmic adaptor subunit: MMDSNRAGFRPHRRGGVVRLLAGRCLLLAAVLTAAAGCDRDPASLPPPDKPTDKAANGIVHLTEAEIARAGIEVLPVQKAPFTLHREFPATIHANENELAEVTTLIRGRVVEVLVDVGRDVKKGERLALLDSADLGMAEGAYLKAAARQHEAQLAHERAANLHEHRAISLAELQRREAEMKTAQADAREASHRLKLLGVPDQDIQRLERERTIRSDVAIRAPFAGRVILRNITRGEVVETSRNCFTIADLSDVWVVASVPEKDVRFIHPNETVHVVVAAYPHGVYSGRMTYISDVLDQATRTMRIRVTVPNPDRALKPEMFAMVRIDAAPQPDALAVPLAAVQQDGGGKVLFVRQPEHRFELRRVRLGDEQDGNVIVLEGLREGEDVVVKGAFAIKSELDIHKIEPTQ, translated from the coding sequence ATGATGGACTCAAATCGCGCTGGTTTCCGGCCGCACCGGCGAGGTGGTGTCGTCCGCCTGCTAGCCGGTCGGTGCCTGCTGCTCGCCGCTGTCTTGACGGCAGCGGCCGGATGCGACCGGGATCCCGCCTCACTTCCGCCTCCCGACAAGCCGACGGACAAGGCCGCCAATGGGATTGTTCATTTGACCGAAGCTGAAATTGCCAGGGCCGGCATTGAGGTTCTGCCGGTACAGAAGGCGCCGTTTACCCTGCATCGCGAATTTCCGGCCACCATTCATGCCAACGAAAACGAATTGGCGGAAGTCACGACGCTGATACGAGGGCGCGTGGTCGAGGTACTGGTCGACGTGGGGAGAGACGTCAAGAAGGGTGAACGCCTGGCCCTGCTCGACAGTGCGGACCTGGGCATGGCAGAAGGTGCCTATCTCAAGGCCGCCGCTCGACAGCATGAAGCGCAGTTGGCCCACGAACGGGCGGCCAATCTGCATGAACATCGAGCGATCAGCCTGGCCGAGTTGCAGCGTCGGGAGGCGGAGATGAAAACCGCGCAGGCCGATGCTCGAGAGGCTTCACATCGGCTGAAGCTCCTGGGGGTGCCGGACCAGGACATTCAGCGGCTCGAACGGGAGCGAACGATCCGGTCTGACGTCGCGATCCGTGCGCCCTTCGCCGGACGCGTGATTCTGCGCAATATCACGCGTGGCGAAGTCGTGGAAACCTCCCGGAATTGCTTCACCATCGCCGATTTGTCCGATGTGTGGGTGGTGGCCAGCGTGCCGGAAAAAGACGTGCGCTTCATTCATCCGAACGAGACGGTGCATGTGGTGGTGGCAGCCTATCCCCACGGCGTGTACTCCGGGCGCATGACCTATATCAGCGATGTGTTAGATCAGGCGACCCGGACCATGCGGATTCGTGTGACCGTCCCCAACCCGGATCGGGCGTTGAAGCCGGAAATGTTCGCCATGGTACGTATCGATGCCGCGCCGCAACCGGATGCGTTGGCCGTGCCCCTGGCCGCCGTGCAACAAGATGGCGGAGGCAAGGTGTTGTTCGTGCGGCAGCCTGAGCACCGCTTTGAACTCCGGCGAGTGCGTCTGGGGGATGAGCAAGACGGGAACGTCATCGTTCTGGAAGGACTGCGTGAAGGAGAGGACGTGGTCGTCAAAGGCGCCTTTGCGATCAAGTCCGAACTCGACATCCATAAAATCGAGCCTACTCAATGA
- a CDS encoding GNAT family N-acetyltransferase: MAKQVEPRRVEVVEWNRAEPESKAIRETVFIHEQGVPVELEWDGLDASCSHVLAWNDHGKAIGTARMQPNGTIGRMAVLKQWRGRGVGKALLQALLDLAATQGLPRVTLSAQIHARGFYERAGFHVVGEPFMDAGIPHRKMVKDLAVPSAQS, encoded by the coding sequence ATGGCGAAACAGGTTGAGCCAAGACGAGTGGAAGTAGTCGAGTGGAACCGCGCTGAGCCTGAGAGCAAGGCGATTCGCGAAACGGTGTTTATCCACGAGCAGGGAGTGCCGGTGGAACTGGAGTGGGATGGCCTCGATGCATCCTGCAGCCATGTGCTGGCATGGAACGACCATGGAAAGGCCATCGGCACGGCACGCATGCAACCGAACGGCACCATCGGCCGCATGGCGGTGCTCAAGCAATGGCGCGGGCGCGGTGTCGGCAAGGCCCTGCTCCAAGCACTGTTGGATCTGGCGGCTACGCAAGGGCTTCCGCGCGTGACCTTGTCGGCACAGATCCATGCGCGTGGATTCTATGAACGAGCCGGGTTCCACGTCGTCGGCGAACCGTTCATGGACGCGGGCATTCCGCATCGGAAGATGGTGAAGGACCTCGCGGTGCCATCGGCACAGTCGTAG
- a CDS encoding universal stress protein produces the protein MKVLIATDGSKYGKWATEWVARMPFAEKPEATVLHVTDVEALRAPFMFQPVVIGNEPFIQEEIKRIEARAKTTVAEAKAQMASLKFKGKLVSERGAAGPTILERAPQRDGLVAIGSRGLDALDRLMLGSVSTQVTLHAPCSVLIVKEEPRPLSRMLFAADGSKASEKALRFLLTKLQPEAREGLEPIDVVVMHAMPFLKYPEVKEAGARLVEQCANKLIKAGYVVDEVVQLGKPAEEILKVASKKKVDLIVTGAKGMGAVARFLLGSVSTKVVQQSHCSVLVVR, from the coding sequence ATGAAAGTGTTGATCGCAACCGATGGATCGAAGTATGGCAAGTGGGCGACGGAATGGGTGGCGCGGATGCCCTTCGCGGAGAAGCCCGAGGCGACCGTTCTGCATGTGACCGATGTGGAAGCGCTGCGCGCGCCGTTCATGTTTCAGCCGGTGGTGATCGGGAACGAACCGTTCATTCAGGAGGAAATCAAGCGGATCGAAGCGCGAGCGAAGACAACCGTGGCCGAGGCCAAAGCTCAGATGGCGTCGCTCAAGTTCAAAGGCAAGCTGGTCTCCGAGCGCGGGGCAGCCGGCCCCACCATTCTGGAGCGTGCGCCTCAGCGGGACGGTCTGGTCGCGATCGGGAGTCGTGGCTTGGATGCGCTCGATCGGTTGATGCTCGGAAGCGTTTCGACGCAGGTGACCCTCCACGCGCCCTGCTCGGTGTTGATCGTGAAGGAAGAGCCGCGCCCGTTGAGCCGGATGTTGTTTGCTGCGGACGGGTCCAAGGCATCAGAGAAGGCCTTGCGGTTTCTTCTGACCAAGCTGCAGCCAGAGGCCAGGGAAGGGCTTGAGCCGATTGATGTGGTGGTGATGCACGCCATGCCGTTCTTGAAATATCCTGAGGTCAAGGAAGCCGGTGCCCGTCTGGTCGAACAGTGTGCCAACAAACTGATCAAGGCGGGGTATGTCGTCGATGAAGTGGTGCAGCTTGGTAAGCCGGCTGAGGAGATTTTGAAAGTGGCCTCGAAGAAGAAAGTCGACTTGATCGTCACCGGCGCCAAAGGCATGGGGGCAGTTGCCCGGTTTTTGCTTGGTAGCGTCTCGACGAAGGTGGTTCAGCAGAGTCACTGCTCGGTGCTGGTGGTCCGCTGA
- a CDS encoding phosphotransferase: MPVLNKSALETYLKARFGPTTQLCRYGPIGKETSGSRYKQYGYGAPVRLTFEVNGKTRQVVLGTMSPGPFGHEHPADRAQAMLWDYDSYGRLPGHIVALDVGAFTEDGELISVAAAKEFFLLTQWSEGDTYHKDLERLAGAKKPTALDRKRTDALAGYLVKIHRKKHRDPQLYRRRLRELLGHGECIMGLTDSYPDRFAFITEELLQRIEVACNAWRWRLRSRHARLAQVHGDFHPWNVLFRRGVDFSVLDRSRGEWGEPADDVTSMSINYLFFSVCRHGTLTGALEIVFRAFWDRYLAESRDQGVLETTAPFFAFRGLVLASPLWYPKLSVGVRRTIFRFIENVLAEPRFDPAEVHRYCR; encoded by the coding sequence ATGCCGGTGTTGAACAAGTCTGCCCTCGAAACCTATCTCAAGGCCCGGTTTGGCCCGACGACACAGCTGTGCCGGTATGGCCCGATCGGAAAGGAAACCAGTGGGTCGCGCTACAAGCAATACGGGTATGGGGCTCCGGTGCGGTTGACCTTCGAGGTCAATGGGAAGACGCGCCAGGTGGTGTTAGGGACGATGAGTCCCGGCCCGTTCGGCCATGAGCATCCGGCCGATCGGGCACAGGCCATGTTGTGGGACTATGACAGCTATGGCCGCTTGCCTGGACACATTGTCGCGCTGGACGTGGGGGCGTTCACCGAAGACGGCGAGTTGATCTCGGTCGCCGCGGCGAAAGAATTCTTCCTGCTGACTCAGTGGTCGGAAGGGGACACGTATCACAAGGATCTTGAGCGGCTGGCGGGAGCGAAGAAACCCACCGCCCTCGACCGGAAGCGGACGGACGCCCTCGCCGGGTATTTGGTGAAGATCCATCGGAAGAAACACCGCGATCCGCAGTTGTATCGACGGCGGCTGCGGGAGTTGCTGGGGCACGGCGAATGTATCATGGGGCTCACGGATAGTTACCCTGACCGGTTTGCGTTTATCACGGAAGAGCTGCTGCAGCGGATTGAAGTGGCCTGCAACGCCTGGCGCTGGCGTTTGCGGAGCCGACATGCCCGCCTGGCGCAGGTGCACGGCGATTTTCATCCCTGGAACGTGTTGTTTCGCCGCGGCGTGGATTTTTCCGTGCTGGACCGTTCGCGCGGGGAATGGGGCGAGCCGGCCGACGATGTCACCTCGATGTCGATCAACTATCTGTTTTTCTCGGTGTGTCGGCACGGGACGCTCACCGGAGCGCTGGAAATAGTCTTTCGTGCGTTCTGGGATCGCTACCTTGCGGAAAGTCGCGACCAGGGCGTACTCGAGACGACGGCGCCGTTCTTTGCCTTCCGCGGCTTAGTGTTGGCCAGTCCGCTCTGGTATCCGAAGTTGTCAGTAGGCGTGAGGCGAACCATTTTCCGATTCATCGAGAATGTCCTGGCCGAACCACGGTTTGATCCGGCGGAGGTGCACCGGTATTGCCGCTAG
- a CDS encoding efflux RND transporter permease subunit, whose amino-acid sequence MIARLLEFSLRQRILILGLACFCAAAGLFAFQSIPIDAYPDVTNVQVQVLTEAPGLSPVEVERFITYPIELQMNGLPGLTEIRSISKFALSQLTVVFADDVDVYFARQLVLERIMAVRERLPAGLEPVLAPVTTGLGEVYQYYLDSPEVSWDDAALVETKLTNQRTVQDWVLRPLLKSVPGVIDVNGLGGFVKQFQVLVEPDKLRKYGLTLQDIFDAVKKNNANAGGNVLERHAERAIVRGLGLIKILPDIERIVVKEADGVPVFVRDVAEVRIGHAVRHGAAVLNGAREVVAGTVLMLRGGNAREVVEAVKQRVETIQRDGLLPDGLRVVPFYDRIELVRAAIHTVRDALIEGVVLVTLVFFLFLGHARSAVVVTVSLFVTPLITFLVMQRAGLSANLMTLGGLAIGIGEIADGSLVVVENIYRHLSENRLQQRSRLEVIFRATNEVGRPILFGILIISVVFLPLMTLHGMEGKMFAPLAYTLVISLLASVIVTLTLSPVLASLVLRGDHPEETRLTRWMKERYQPVLRWTLAHRAPVLLGSTAVVSASLMLLPLVGREFIPILEEGALTPQIVRLPSVSLEESIAIEKQTQKVMLEFPEVRLSVSKIGRPDIAVGPEEPNESDPIVTLRPRDTWTTAQTQAGLVDAIRHRLGEIPGISVLMSQPIQERVDELISGIRTECAIKLFGDDLDLLYQQAERIADLMRTIDGVKDVKVEQVAGQPYLTIDIDRQKIARYGINVSDVQDIITTAVGGKPATHVYEGERRFQLILRFPEAYRNSIGAIGDIRVRSASGAPIPLSELAAIDMREGPARISREQAKRRIYIGFNVVGRDIGSVVDEGRKKLAEGIRLPQGYTVTWGGAFENMERANARLMLVVPITLGLVFFLLFWAFHSLRYATLIILNLPFALIGGVVSLWLSGQYLSVPASIGFIELFGLAVGNGIVLVSYINQLRNEGQPTESAIMTGCVLRLRPVVMTMMTTLLGLLPLVLARGIGAEVQRPLATVVVGGLFTSTALTLLVLPALYRTCAEREIVKEHAPEWV is encoded by the coding sequence ATGATCGCGAGGCTGCTGGAATTCTCCCTGCGCCAACGGATTCTGATCCTTGGCTTGGCCTGCTTCTGCGCTGCCGCCGGTCTGTTCGCGTTCCAGTCGATTCCCATCGATGCCTATCCCGATGTGACCAACGTGCAGGTGCAGGTGTTGACCGAGGCGCCGGGCTTGTCGCCGGTCGAAGTGGAACGGTTCATCACCTATCCGATCGAGTTGCAAATGAACGGGTTGCCCGGTTTGACGGAAATCCGTTCGATCTCCAAGTTCGCACTGTCGCAGCTGACGGTCGTATTCGCGGACGATGTGGATGTGTATTTCGCCCGGCAGTTGGTGCTGGAACGAATCATGGCGGTTCGGGAGCGACTGCCTGCGGGCCTCGAGCCGGTGCTGGCGCCGGTGACGACCGGACTGGGAGAAGTTTATCAGTATTATCTCGACAGTCCCGAGGTGTCTTGGGACGACGCTGCCTTGGTGGAAACGAAGCTGACGAATCAACGGACCGTGCAGGATTGGGTGTTGCGACCTCTGCTGAAGAGTGTGCCAGGCGTGATCGACGTGAACGGGCTAGGCGGGTTTGTGAAGCAGTTTCAGGTGTTGGTCGAGCCTGACAAGCTGAGGAAGTACGGGCTGACCCTGCAGGACATCTTCGACGCGGTCAAAAAGAACAATGCCAATGCCGGGGGCAACGTATTGGAGCGGCATGCCGAACGGGCCATTGTTCGCGGATTGGGACTGATCAAAATTCTGCCCGATATCGAGCGCATCGTCGTCAAAGAAGCCGACGGCGTGCCCGTTTTTGTGCGCGATGTGGCCGAGGTCCGCATCGGCCATGCCGTGCGGCATGGTGCGGCCGTGTTGAACGGCGCACGCGAGGTCGTGGCCGGCACGGTCCTCATGTTGCGGGGCGGAAACGCACGCGAGGTCGTGGAGGCCGTAAAGCAGCGCGTCGAGACTATCCAGCGGGACGGACTCTTGCCGGACGGCCTCAGGGTCGTGCCCTTTTACGACCGCATCGAACTGGTCCGTGCGGCGATCCATACCGTGCGTGATGCCTTGATAGAAGGGGTTGTGTTGGTCACGCTGGTGTTCTTTCTCTTCCTCGGCCATGCCCGAAGTGCGGTCGTGGTGACGGTGTCGTTGTTCGTCACGCCGTTGATCACCTTCCTAGTGATGCAGCGAGCAGGGCTTTCCGCCAACCTCATGACATTGGGCGGCCTGGCGATCGGGATCGGTGAAATTGCCGACGGCTCGTTGGTCGTCGTCGAAAACATCTATCGCCACCTGTCGGAAAATCGGCTGCAACAGCGCTCCCGGTTGGAGGTCATCTTCCGGGCGACGAACGAAGTGGGGCGGCCGATTCTGTTCGGGATTCTGATCATCAGCGTCGTATTTCTTCCATTGATGACGTTGCACGGAATGGAAGGGAAGATGTTCGCGCCTTTGGCGTATACGCTAGTGATTTCGCTGCTGGCCTCGGTGATTGTGACGTTGACGCTGTCGCCGGTGCTGGCCTCGCTCGTTTTGCGTGGCGATCACCCGGAGGAGACTCGACTCACCCGGTGGATGAAGGAACGCTATCAGCCGGTGCTCCGCTGGACGCTGGCCCATCGCGCGCCGGTGTTGCTGGGCTCGACGGCCGTGGTGTCGGCCAGCCTGATGCTGCTGCCGTTGGTGGGGCGGGAATTTATTCCGATTCTGGAGGAGGGCGCGCTGACTCCGCAGATTGTGCGGTTGCCGAGCGTCTCGCTGGAGGAGTCGATCGCCATCGAAAAGCAAACACAGAAGGTGATGCTGGAATTTCCGGAAGTGCGTCTGTCGGTCAGCAAGATCGGGAGGCCCGACATTGCCGTGGGTCCCGAAGAGCCGAATGAGAGCGATCCGATCGTGACGCTGCGCCCCCGTGACACCTGGACCACCGCGCAGACGCAGGCTGGGTTGGTAGACGCAATCCGGCATCGCTTGGGGGAAATTCCCGGGATCTCGGTGCTCATGAGTCAACCGATTCAGGAGCGAGTCGATGAATTGATTTCCGGCATCAGGACCGAATGCGCGATCAAGCTGTTCGGTGACGATCTGGATCTGCTGTATCAACAGGCCGAACGCATTGCGGACCTGATGCGGACCATTGACGGGGTCAAGGACGTCAAGGTCGAGCAGGTTGCCGGCCAGCCCTACCTCACGATCGACATCGATCGCCAGAAGATCGCTCGTTATGGAATCAACGTCTCCGATGTGCAGGACATCATCACCACGGCGGTGGGCGGCAAGCCTGCGACGCATGTCTATGAAGGGGAGCGCCGCTTTCAGCTGATTCTCCGGTTTCCGGAAGCCTACCGCAACAGTATCGGTGCCATCGGAGATATCCGGGTGCGGTCGGCCTCAGGCGCGCCGATTCCGTTGAGTGAACTGGCGGCGATTGATATGCGGGAAGGGCCGGCGCGGATCAGCCGTGAGCAGGCGAAGCGGCGAATCTATATCGGGTTCAACGTTGTGGGGCGTGACATCGGGAGTGTGGTCGATGAAGGGCGGAAGAAATTAGCCGAAGGCATTCGATTGCCCCAAGGGTATACCGTCACCTGGGGCGGCGCGTTCGAAAATATGGAGCGTGCCAACGCCCGATTGATGCTGGTCGTGCCCATCACGCTGGGGTTGGTGTTCTTTCTGCTCTTCTGGGCGTTTCATTCCCTGCGGTATGCCACCTTGATCATTCTCAACCTGCCCTTTGCGTTGATCGGCGGCGTCGTCTCTCTGTGGTTGAGCGGGCAGTACCTCAGCGTTCCCGCGTCGATCGGGTTCATCGAACTGTTCGGCCTCGCCGTCGGCAACGGCATTGTCCTCGTGTCGTACATCAATCAACTGCGGAACGAAGGGCAACCGACGGAGTCGGCGATTATGACTGGCTGCGTGTTGCGGCTTCGGCCGGTGGTGATGACGATGATGACCACGCTGCTGGGGCTGTTGCCGCTCGTGTTGGCGCGGGGCATCGGCGCGGAAGTGCAACGGCCGTTGGCCACGGTGGTCGTCGGGGGGTTGTTTACGTCGACGGCCCTCACGCTCCTGGTGCTGCCGGCTCTGTATCGAACGTGTGCTGAACGGGAGATTGTGAAGGAGCATGCCCCGGAGTGGGTGTGA
- a CDS encoding alpha amylase C-terminal domain-containing protein, with translation MPASLAHIHSDTPMGANLVAGGATFRVWAPKAKAVYVVGDFNHRVRNDAALLTRDQQGHWRGFLPGVKDRHRYMFYVVGEGSEGLKRDPYARELEAPFPAECMVRRTDFPWHDCGYGTPPFHEVVLYQLHVGTFFTPNLPRKGGTFLDVARKLPYLADLGVTALQLMPIQEFQTRFSLGYNGTDYFSPEMDFAVADADLPPYVEEVNRLLDAKRLPRYRAQDLRGEMNQLKALVDLGHCHGLAVLFDVVYNHAGGDFGDQSLYFFDRQPGSGGQRNSLYFTDRGHAGGLVFDFAKPEVRDFLIQNAKCFLSEYRVDGFRYDQVSVIDHDGAPDGWRFCQDLTSTLHAQRPETVHLAEYWGVNPLVVAPPLIGAGFDTTLTDGLRIAIRDVIGNASAPDERPLDMTGLARSLWPEGFQQQWRFVQGPENHDIVYNGREARIARLGDPDHPRSWFARSRARVATGLSLTAPGIPMLFMGQEFLEDKQWSDDFVAHGNLLLYWAGLDQGDKQMLDHLRFIRELLAVRRRCPGLRGEGFRVVHVHDQNRVLAFHRWVEGEGLDVLVVLHLANATRVSYRIGFPGGGDWREIFNSDAYENWLNAGTAGNSGQVTALPHPLHGFDYSANLVLPANSMLIFSR, from the coding sequence ATGCCTGCCTCACTCGCACACATCCATTCCGACACGCCGATGGGCGCGAACCTGGTCGCCGGCGGGGCGACCTTCCGCGTGTGGGCTCCGAAGGCCAAGGCGGTCTATGTCGTCGGCGATTTCAACCACCGGGTGCGGAATGATGCGGCGCTGCTCACCCGGGATCAGCAGGGGCACTGGCGGGGCTTTCTCCCCGGCGTGAAGGACCGGCACCGGTACATGTTCTATGTCGTCGGTGAGGGGAGCGAGGGGCTCAAGCGCGATCCCTACGCCCGTGAGCTGGAAGCACCCTTTCCTGCAGAATGCATGGTTCGTCGTACGGACTTCCCGTGGCACGACTGCGGGTACGGTACGCCGCCGTTTCACGAGGTCGTTCTCTATCAGCTCCATGTCGGCACCTTCTTCACGCCGAACTTGCCTCGGAAGGGCGGCACGTTTCTCGACGTGGCGCGCAAGCTGCCGTACCTTGCTGACCTCGGCGTGACCGCCTTACAGCTCATGCCCATTCAGGAATTTCAGACCCGATTCAGTCTGGGCTACAACGGGACCGACTATTTCTCGCCTGAAATGGACTTTGCCGTCGCTGATGCGGATCTTCCTCCCTATGTCGAGGAGGTGAATCGTCTCCTGGATGCCAAGCGCCTGCCTCGTTATCGTGCGCAGGATCTGCGCGGGGAAATGAATCAGTTGAAGGCGCTGGTCGATCTGGGGCATTGCCATGGCCTGGCCGTCTTGTTCGATGTGGTCTACAACCATGCGGGCGGTGATTTCGGTGACCAGAGCCTCTACTTTTTCGACCGACAGCCCGGATCCGGGGGGCAGCGGAATTCCTTGTACTTCACGGATCGAGGCCATGCCGGTGGTCTGGTCTTCGATTTCGCCAAGCCGGAGGTGCGGGACTTTCTCATTCAGAATGCCAAGTGTTTCCTCAGTGAATATCGCGTCGACGGATTCCGGTACGACCAAGTTAGCGTGATCGATCACGACGGCGCGCCGGACGGCTGGCGGTTTTGCCAAGACTTGACGTCCACGCTCCATGCACAGCGACCGGAGACCGTACATCTTGCCGAGTATTGGGGCGTGAATCCGCTCGTGGTGGCTCCGCCGCTCATCGGCGCCGGGTTTGATACGACATTGACGGACGGGCTGCGGATCGCCATTCGTGATGTCATTGGGAATGCCAGTGCGCCGGATGAACGACCGCTCGACATGACGGGGTTGGCGCGCAGCTTATGGCCGGAAGGTTTCCAGCAACAGTGGCGGTTCGTGCAGGGCCCGGAGAACCACGACATTGTGTACAACGGGCGGGAAGCTCGCATCGCCCGGCTCGGCGATCCCGACCATCCGCGATCCTGGTTCGCACGGAGCCGGGCGCGAGTCGCGACCGGGTTGAGCCTGACCGCGCCGGGCATTCCGATGTTGTTCATGGGGCAGGAGTTCTTGGAGGACAAACAGTGGTCCGACGATTTCGTGGCTCACGGAAATCTGCTGCTCTATTGGGCCGGCTTGGACCAGGGCGACAAGCAGATGCTCGACCATCTGCGCTTCATCAGAGAATTGCTGGCGGTCCGGCGACGGTGTCCTGGTCTGCGAGGAGAAGGGTTTCGTGTGGTGCATGTGCACGATCAGAACCGTGTCCTGGCCTTTCACCGCTGGGTTGAAGGTGAAGGCCTCGATGTACTGGTGGTCCTGCACCTGGCCAACGCCACCCGTGTCAGCTACCGGATCGGCTTCCCCGGCGGCGGCGATTGGCGTGAAATATTCAACAGTGATGCCTATGAGAATTGGCTCAATGCCGGCACTGCGGGCAATAGCGGGCAAGTCACCGCGCTGCCTCACCCGTTGCACGGCTTCGACTATTCCGCCAACCTCGTGCTTCCCGCGAACAGTATGCTGATCTTCTCGCGATAA
- a CDS encoding adenylyl-sulfate kinase: MPVSMKSTPFAIWLTGLPASGKSSIVERLLPKLSALGLTVEVLESDAVRRVLTPDASYSREERDLFYRALGFMGARLLAHGVNVIFDATASRRAYREFARALIPELLEVSIECPLQVCMERDKKGTYRRGLEGTSSTVPGLQDAYEAPVSPALAIDTTVTSSDVAADQIVALIRAGRLR; encoded by the coding sequence TTGCCTGTGTCCATGAAGAGCACACCATTTGCCATTTGGCTCACCGGACTCCCGGCTTCGGGGAAAAGCTCGATCGTTGAGCGGTTGCTGCCCAAACTCTCTGCGCTGGGATTGACCGTGGAGGTGCTGGAGTCCGATGCGGTCCGGCGTGTCTTGACGCCTGACGCCAGTTACTCGCGGGAGGAACGGGATCTCTTCTACCGCGCCTTGGGGTTCATGGGAGCCAGATTGCTGGCGCACGGGGTGAACGTGATCTTCGATGCGACTGCGAGCCGCCGAGCCTATCGAGAATTTGCACGGGCCTTGATTCCTGAGTTGCTGGAGGTGTCGATCGAGTGTCCCCTGCAGGTCTGCATGGAGCGTGACAAGAAAGGCACGTATCGGCGAGGTCTGGAAGGGACGTCTTCCACCGTGCCCGGGTTGCAGGACGCGTACGAGGCGCCTGTCTCGCCGGCGTTGGCCATCGACACCACCGTCACCTCGTCCGACGTCGCCGCGGATCAGATCGTGGCATTGATCCGTGCCGGTCGGCTGCGGTGA